From Petrotoga mexicana DSM 14811:
TTGAAATGCCGGTTTTTGTGATCGATGCTTATACGAAAAGAATGTTTTCACGATTGGGTTTAATATTGTCTAGAGAATACGATGAGTTTCAAAATTTCTTTGAGAAAAACCTGACAAAAGATGTTCAGCTTTACAACGAATACCATGCGTTGATAGTTAAACATTCAAAAGTTTACTGTAAAAAAACGCCTAAATGTTCTAATTGTTTTCTAAAAGAAAAATGTAGTTGGGGAGTGAACAACCTATAATATCTTACAACAAACTCAACCTAAAACAAATCCAAAAATTAGGAGAAACTATTTCTAAATATCTTTTCCCTGGTGCAAAATTATTACTTTTTGGCAATCTGGGAACGGGGAAAACCACATTGACATCGTATATAGTTAACAGTTTGAGCAAAAGCCCAATAAACGTGACAAGCCCTACTTTTTCTCTAGTAAAGGTATATGATACAAATCCAACTATATATCACGTTGATTTGTATAGGTTAAACGATCCTCAAGAGATAGAGTATTTGGATGTCTTTTTGGATCCTGAAGGGGTATATATAATTGAATGGGCGAACTTTTTGGATTATTTAACCCCCGAAGAAAGATTGGAGATTCATATTGCTTACAATGAAGATATTAAGTATAGGGATGTAAAAATCGAAGGATTTGGTGAAAAGTACAAAGAGATGGAGGCTAATATAGAAAAGGAGCAGTAGTTTTGTGTCAATTCAAAGGATTTTTAACGTTATCTCAGAAAAAGATTACAAAGAACATAGCCAAAAAACTAGAAAAATAGTTGAAAAAGCTAATGCAATTCTCCGAAAACCGAGAGAATTAAACGAAAGAAAAATGTTTTGGATATACAGAGTTTTAGGAAAAGATGCCGAACTAAAAATACCGAAAAAACATATAAACGATTTTCAATTTCTGATAATGCATATTTTAAAAAAACCAAAAGAGAATAGATTCAATGATTTAAAAAGCTATTACAAGTTAAAAGAAGAAACGATCGAGAACCTGAAATTTTTACTTTTTCCTGATAAGTTTCCACCTGGTAGCTACAATGAAAAACTAAAAAAGTACGGGGTTGAGTTTTACAATCCTCAAGTTATATTGAAAAGATTGGATTTTAAAGATTTTATAGACTTATACGCACTAATAACATACATACCTTTAGATGTGAAAACTCCTTTTGTACAAGACCTCATAGACGAGATCCTAAGCATTGACCCTCTTGATACAAAGATCTCATTGTACAAAAAAATAAAAGAAATATTTAAAAGTTTAGGTTCTTACGAAAAACAGATGGTGGAACTTCATCTTAAAAACGTGTCTTACTACCATTATAGGCTTATGAGCAAAGGATCGATTAAAGGTGTTATTATCGATGGTAGTAACGTTGTAAGGTACAACGATCAAGAAAGTATAGTTAGATTGGTTGATTTATTGGATAATCTCTACATAGAAAATATGACGTTTTTCCCTGCAATAATAGTATTCGATAAAAACATTGAATACGTTTTAAAAAGCGAGGATGACAAGGACATTTTAAAAAAAATGTCCGAAAAAAAGAGGATTTACTTTGAATCACCTGCGGATGAATTGATCGTTCATTTTAGTAATAAACTTGGTTATTACATGATTTCACAGGATAAATATAATGAATATCAGTTTGATAAAGACAAATTATTGGAACTGCGGAGGTTTATCGATGAGTGAACAAAGTTTCGACTTAGAGCAATATAACTACGAATTACCTGAAGAGCTTATAGCCCAAGAACCTGTTGAACCAAGGGATAGCTGCAAGTTGATGGTGCTAAATAGAAGAGTAAAAAGTATCGAACACAAAGTTTTTAGGGATATAAAAAATTATTTACGACCTGGCGATTTGCTTGTTTTAAATAATACTAGAGTTATCCCTGCGAGATTATACGGTAAAAAGGAAACAGGTGCAAAAGTTGAAGTTTTACTTTTAGAAAAAAATGGAAACGATAAAACATGGAAAGCTTTGGTAAAGCCTGGTGGAAAGATAAAAAAAGGTAACAAACTTATCTTTGAAGACAATTTAGTTTGCTCGGTAGTAGAACATTTGGAAGATGGTTCTAGAATTTTAGAATTTGACGATCCAAACTTTTTTTCAAAATTGCCAAGAATTGGCGAAGTCCCTTTACCGCCTTACATAAAAAAACAGATTGACGATCCAGAAAAATATCAAACTACTTACGCAAAAAACAATGGTGCGGTGGCTGCACCAACCGCTGGTTTACATTTCACCCAGGAGTTAATAAAAGAGCTCACTGATTACGGCGTAAATTTCACTGAAGTTACGCTTCATGTCGGTTTAGGAACCTTTAGGCCCGTTAAAGAGCCAGACATTAGAAACCACCAAATACACGAAGAGTATTATACTGTATCAAAAAGTGTACTTCGAGATATAGTCAGAGCCAAAGCTAATGGTAAAAGGGTCA
This genomic window contains:
- the tsaE gene encoding tRNA (adenosine(37)-N6)-threonylcarbamoyltransferase complex ATPase subunit type 1 TsaE — its product is MGSEQPIISYNKLNLKQIQKLGETISKYLFPGAKLLLFGNLGTGKTTLTSYIVNSLSKSPINVTSPTFSLVKVYDTNPTIYHVDLYRLNDPQEIEYLDVFLDPEGVYIIEWANFLDYLTPEERLEIHIAYNEDIKYRDVKIEGFGEKYKEMEANIEKEQ
- the queA gene encoding tRNA preQ1(34) S-adenosylmethionine ribosyltransferase-isomerase QueA; this translates as MSEQSFDLEQYNYELPEELIAQEPVEPRDSCKLMVLNRRVKSIEHKVFRDIKNYLRPGDLLVLNNTRVIPARLYGKKETGAKVEVLLLEKNGNDKTWKALVKPGGKIKKGNKLIFEDNLVCSVVEHLEDGSRILEFDDPNFFSKLPRIGEVPLPPYIKKQIDDPEKYQTTYAKNNGAVAAPTAGLHFTQELIKELTDYGVNFTEVTLHVGLGTFRPVKEPDIRNHQIHEEYYTVSKSVLRDIVRAKANGKRVIATGTTVVRTLETIARNPDKLAGRTDLYIYPPFEFKIIDAIITNFHLPRSSLLFLVSAFAGRDFIMNSYEIAKEKKYRFFSFGDAMFIM